From a region of the Sinorhizobium sp. B11 genome:
- the xerD gene encoding site-specific tyrosine recombinase XerD produces MKDLGRVHVESFLEMMSAERGAAVNTLQSYERDLDDLRSFLHGRSIRLTEAGSGHLGAYLASLSAQGFKPSSQARRLAAMRQFYKFLYAEGLRTDDPTGILDAPKKGRALPKTMGVGEVTKLLTQAEAEAADPAPGQLHRLRMLALLELLYATGMRVSELVSLPARVLDQEGRFLMIRGKGNKERLVPLSQSAIAALKAYGRLLAAENAASKQPQDSPWLFPAASKEGYLPRQVFARDLKNLAIRAGLTPSMISPHVMRHAFASHLLANGADLRVVQELLGHSDISTTQIYTHVLEERLQQLVHTHHPLAKQAKKHE; encoded by the coding sequence ATGAAGGATCTCGGCCGCGTCCATGTGGAATCATTTCTGGAAATGATGAGCGCCGAGCGGGGTGCTGCGGTCAATACGCTGCAATCCTACGAACGCGATCTGGATGACCTACGCTCTTTTCTGCACGGTCGCAGCATCCGATTGACCGAGGCAGGTTCGGGTCATCTCGGCGCCTATCTCGCCTCGCTATCCGCGCAGGGTTTCAAGCCCTCCTCGCAGGCTCGCCGGCTTGCCGCCATGCGCCAGTTCTACAAGTTCCTCTATGCCGAGGGCCTGCGCACAGACGATCCGACCGGCATTCTTGATGCGCCGAAGAAAGGCCGGGCGCTTCCGAAGACCATGGGTGTCGGCGAGGTAACAAAGCTGCTCACCCAGGCGGAGGCCGAAGCAGCTGACCCAGCCCCCGGCCAGCTTCATCGCCTGCGCATGCTGGCGCTGCTGGAATTGCTCTACGCCACCGGCATGCGCGTCAGCGAACTCGTGTCGCTGCCCGCCCGCGTTCTCGATCAGGAGGGCCGCTTTCTGATGATCCGCGGCAAGGGAAACAAGGAGCGGCTGGTACCCCTTTCCCAATCCGCCATTGCCGCGCTGAAAGCCTACGGTCGCCTGCTGGCAGCCGAGAACGCAGCATCAAAACAGCCTCAGGACAGTCCCTGGCTTTTTCCTGCCGCCTCGAAGGAAGGTTACCTGCCCCGCCAGGTCTTCGCCCGCGATCTCAAAAATCTGGCAATCCGCGCGGGCCTCACACCGTCGATGATTTCGCCGCACGTCATGAGACACGCCTTCGCGAGCCATCTTCTAGCAAATGGTGCGGACCTGCGTGTCGTGCAGGAACTCCTCGGCCATTCGGACATTTCGACGACACAAATCTATACGCATGTTCTGGAAGAACGTCTGCAGCAGCTCGTCCATACGCACCACCCCCTTGCAAAACAGGCGAAAAAGCACGAATAG
- a CDS encoding acetyl-CoA carboxylase carboxyltransferase subunit alpha, giving the protein MHNYLDFEKPISDLEGKIIELKKLATEDESIDTSDEVGRLEVRVREAIVEIYSKLNAWQKTQVARHPQRPHFVDYAKTLFQEFTPLAGDRKFSEDAAIQAGLARFRGQPVAVIGQEKGNDTKSRLKHNFGSARPEGYRKAIRILEMADRFQLPVITLVDTAGAYPGVGAEERGQAEAIARSTEMCLGVKVPLISIVIGEGGSGGAIAIATGNRVYMLEHSIYSVISPEGAASILWRDSTRAKEAATNMKITAEDLKGLGVIDGIIPEPLGGAHRDPDSVIAATGDVIANALAEMAPRSGEQLRNDRRQKFLAMGRNL; this is encoded by the coding sequence ATGCACAACTATCTCGACTTCGAAAAGCCGATCTCCGACCTCGAAGGTAAGATCATCGAGCTTAAGAAGCTGGCGACGGAAGACGAAAGCATCGACACCTCCGACGAAGTCGGCAGGCTCGAAGTCCGCGTCCGCGAGGCGATCGTCGAGATCTATTCCAAGCTCAATGCCTGGCAGAAGACGCAGGTCGCGCGCCATCCGCAGCGTCCGCATTTTGTCGACTATGCCAAGACGCTCTTCCAGGAATTCACGCCGCTTGCCGGCGACCGCAAGTTTTCCGAGGATGCCGCCATCCAGGCCGGTCTTGCCCGCTTCCGCGGCCAGCCGGTCGCCGTCATCGGCCAGGAGAAGGGTAACGACACCAAGAGCCGCCTGAAGCACAATTTCGGCAGCGCCCGTCCGGAAGGTTACCGCAAGGCGATCCGCATCCTTGAGATGGCTGACCGCTTCCAGCTTCCTGTCATCACCCTCGTCGACACCGCAGGCGCCTATCCCGGCGTCGGCGCCGAAGAACGCGGCCAGGCCGAAGCCATCGCCCGCTCGACGGAAATGTGCCTCGGCGTCAAGGTACCGCTGATCTCCATCGTCATCGGCGAAGGCGGCTCGGGCGGCGCGATTGCGATCGCCACCGGCAACCGCGTCTACATGCTCGAGCATTCGATCTATAGTGTCATCTCGCCGGAAGGCGCCGCTTCGATCCTCTGGCGCGATTCCACCCGCGCCAAGGAAGCCGCAACCAATATGAAGATCACCGCCGAGGACCTGAAGGGGCTCGGTGTCATCGACGGCATCATCCCCGAACCACTCGGCGGCGCGCATCGTGATCCCGACAGCGTTATCGCCGCAACCGGCGACGTCATCGCCAATGCGCTTGCCGAAATGGCTCCCCGTTCCGGCGAACAATTGCGCAACGACCGCCGCCAGAAATTCCTCGCCATGGGCCGCAATCTGTAA
- a CDS encoding murein L,D-transpeptidase gives MRIRHFAYVSLMALALTGCNDALESAQGIDLSTVKNKVEQPLPAHILADMSAKSMDRNSPIMIRIFKEEGALEVWKAKTDNRFEKIAGYKICAWSGKLGPKVKTGDRQAPEGFYNLSRANLNPNSKYYLAINTGFPNRYDAVNGRTGSDLMIHGACSSSGCYSMTDQQVLEIYAFARDAFKGGQESVQLQAFPFRMTAENMVKHRLDQNYDFWKMLKVGYDNFEVTKRPPEVNVCEKKYVFNQQATNGGSFNPAGACPAMSTPPALTAALASYGKTYDADYQTALKKYDGLAWYDPTEAERKAVVAKQRKGRELAYAPTGTSLEAGRMVKVAELEDMMANQAAKSVAAKTVATATPTTQAQATTVAAALPANIPVPMQNPLAYAAPEPAPQETADATKKPFWKFWARN, from the coding sequence ATGCGCATACGTCATTTTGCCTATGTTTCGCTCATGGCGCTGGCTCTGACCGGCTGCAATGATGCATTGGAATCGGCTCAAGGCATCGACCTTTCGACCGTCAAGAACAAGGTGGAGCAGCCGCTTCCCGCCCATATCCTTGCCGACATGTCCGCCAAGAGCATGGACCGCAACTCGCCGATCATGATCCGCATTTTCAAGGAAGAAGGTGCGCTGGAAGTCTGGAAGGCGAAGACGGACAATCGGTTCGAGAAGATCGCCGGTTATAAGATCTGCGCCTGGTCCGGCAAGCTCGGTCCGAAGGTCAAGACCGGCGACCGGCAGGCGCCGGAAGGCTTCTACAACCTTAGCCGCGCCAACCTGAACCCCAATTCCAAATATTATCTGGCGATCAACACCGGTTTCCCGAACCGCTATGATGCCGTCAACGGCCGCACCGGCAGCGACCTGATGATCCACGGTGCCTGCTCGTCGTCCGGCTGCTACTCGATGACCGACCAGCAGGTTCTGGAGATCTACGCCTTCGCCCGTGACGCCTTCAAGGGCGGCCAGGAAAGCGTGCAGCTTCAGGCCTTCCCCTTCCGCATGACCGCCGAGAACATGGTCAAGCACCGTCTCGATCAGAATTACGATTTCTGGAAGATGCTGAAGGTCGGCTACGACAATTTCGAAGTTACCAAGCGTCCGCCGGAAGTGAATGTCTGCGAGAAGAAATACGTCTTCAACCAGCAGGCCACGAACGGCGGCAGCTTCAATCCGGCCGGCGCCTGCCCGGCCATGTCGACGCCGCCGGCGCTGACGGCAGCGCTCGCCTCCTATGGCAAGACCTATGATGCCGATTATCAGACGGCGCTGAAGAAATATGACGGGCTTGCCTGGTACGACCCGACGGAAGCAGAACGCAAGGCTGTGGTCGCCAAGCAGCGCAAGGGTCGTGAACTCGCCTATGCTCCAACCGGCACGTCGCTTGAGGCCGGCCGCATGGTCAAGGTTGCCGAACTCGAAGACATGATGGCCAATCAGGCCGCAAAGAGCGTTGCTGCAAAGACCGTAGCGACTGCGACGCCGACGACACAGGCGCAGGCCACGACCGTTGCCGCCGCGCTGCCGGCCAATATTCCGGTGCCGATGCAGAACCCGCTGGCCTATGCAGCGCCCGAACCCGCGCCGCAAGAAACCGCTGACGCAACCAAGAAGCCGTTCTGGAAGTTCTGGGCCAGGAACTGA
- a CDS encoding sulfurtransferase TusA family protein has protein sequence MDAVLYDLRGLKCPLPVIRTRKKLTAMPSGALILVDTTDPLAVIDIPHFCNEDGHELVSTEKTERGHRFLIRKG, from the coding sequence TTGGACGCCGTTCTCTACGATCTGCGCGGGCTGAAATGCCCGCTTCCCGTTATCAGGACCCGCAAGAAACTGACGGCCATGCCGAGCGGTGCGCTGATCCTCGTCGACACGACCGACCCGCTCGCCGTCATTGACATCCCGCATTTCTGCAATGAGGACGGCCACGAACTGGTCAGCACAGAAAAGACCGAACGCGGCCACCGTTTCCTGATCCGCAAGGGATAG
- a CDS encoding GTP-binding protein: MSTFSDKIPVTILTGFLGAGKSTLLNRILKDPAMKDAAVIINEFGDVGIDHLLVESSGDSIIELSDGCLCCTVRGELVDTLANLIDAVQTGRVKLVKRVVIETTGLADPAPVMQAIMGNPVIAQNFELDGVVTVVDAVNGLQTLDNHEEARKQAAVADRLIVSKQSIARGTDALMARLHGLNPRAAIMNADSDEAGSARIFVNGLYDPGTKIADVRRWLHDEDEHEHEGHHHHDHGHDHGHHRHHHDHGHEHQDPHDVNRHDASIRSFSIIEEKAIDPMALEMFIDLLRSAHGEKLLRMKAIIATSDRPERPLVLHGVQSIFHPPVRLPAWPDPEDRRTRMVLITKDLPEAFVKDLFDAFVGKPRIDTPDRAALSDNPLAIPGVRI, from the coding sequence ATGAGCACGTTCAGCGACAAGATCCCGGTCACCATCCTGACCGGCTTCCTCGGTGCCGGTAAATCGACGCTTCTGAACCGCATCCTCAAAGATCCTGCCATGAAGGATGCGGCCGTCATCATCAACGAATTCGGCGATGTCGGCATCGACCATCTGCTGGTCGAAAGCTCCGGTGATTCCATCATCGAGCTCTCCGATGGCTGCCTCTGCTGCACTGTGCGCGGGGAACTGGTCGATACGCTGGCGAACCTCATAGATGCCGTGCAGACGGGCCGGGTGAAACTGGTCAAGCGCGTGGTCATCGAGACCACCGGCCTTGCCGACCCGGCTCCCGTCATGCAGGCGATCATGGGCAATCCGGTCATTGCGCAGAATTTCGAGCTCGACGGCGTCGTCACCGTCGTCGATGCGGTGAACGGTCTGCAGACGCTCGATAATCATGAGGAGGCGCGCAAGCAGGCGGCTGTTGCCGATCGACTGATCGTCTCGAAGCAGAGCATAGCCCGCGGCACGGATGCACTGATGGCACGTCTGCATGGCCTCAATCCGCGCGCCGCCATCATGAATGCCGACAGCGATGAGGCAGGCTCAGCGCGTATTTTTGTCAACGGGCTTTATGATCCCGGTACAAAGATCGCCGATGTCCGCCGATGGCTTCATGATGAAGACGAGCATGAGCACGAGGGGCATCATCATCACGACCATGGGCACGATCACGGTCATCACCGCCATCATCATGATCATGGCCACGAGCATCAGGACCCGCACGATGTCAATCGTCACGATGCTTCGATCCGCTCTTTCTCGATCATCGAGGAGAAGGCAATCGATCCGATGGCGCTCGAAATGTTCATCGATCTCCTGCGTTCGGCGCACGGGGAAAAGCTTTTGCGCATGAAGGCGATCATCGCGACGTCCGACCGGCCGGAGCGACCGCTGGTGCTGCATGGCGTTCAGAGCATCTTTCATCCGCCGGTGCGGCTTCCAGCCTGGCCGGATCCCGAGGACCGGCGCACGCGCATGGTGCTGATCACGAAGGATCTGCCTGAGGCTTTCGTGAAGGATCTTTTCGATGCGTTCGTGGGCAAGCCGCGGATCGATACGCCGGATCGGGCAGCGCTCAGCGACAATCCGCTCGCCATTCCGGGGGTGCGGATCTAA
- a CDS encoding D-alanyl-D-alanine carboxypeptidase yields MSTRHDRLFAALRPFSFIATATAVLVSSVTLAHANPHILVDVQTGRVLEHEEAFRKWYPASLTKLMTVYTVFDAIRSGQISLDTPVVMSKRAASAPPAKMGFKPGQKFTLDSALKILMVKSANDIAVAVAEAVGGTQEAFVVRMNSEAAKLGMSDSHFVNPNGLPGNGQYTTARDLAILTVALRRDFPQYAGYFSLEGFTNGKQNVPNINMLIGRFAGADGMKTGFICASGFNQIGSATRNGRTLVSVVLGTDSLAARADATANLLQKGFTTQFAANDTLGSLRPYGPGQDQVNDITADICSAKGAKIRSETRDEVGRMKVQSPFIHEMDHEPQFVFAGLIPGQDPQPVAQNDKIAKGDAVEALANVPVPLPRPKSF; encoded by the coding sequence TTGTCGACGCGCCACGATCGTTTGTTCGCCGCTTTGCGGCCCTTTTCTTTTATAGCGACAGCAACAGCGGTTCTTGTCTCGTCCGTTACACTTGCTCACGCCAATCCGCATATTCTCGTCGACGTGCAGACCGGCCGGGTGCTGGAGCACGAGGAGGCTTTTCGCAAGTGGTATCCGGCTTCGCTGACCAAGCTGATGACCGTCTATACCGTGTTCGATGCGATCCGCTCCGGCCAGATCAGTCTCGACACGCCCGTCGTCATGAGCAAGCGGGCCGCGTCCGCGCCACCGGCCAAGATGGGCTTCAAGCCGGGCCAGAAATTCACGCTCGACAGCGCGTTGAAGATCCTGATGGTGAAGTCGGCCAATGACATCGCCGTTGCCGTTGCGGAAGCGGTCGGCGGCACCCAGGAAGCTTTCGTCGTGCGCATGAATTCCGAGGCGGCGAAGCTTGGCATGTCGGATTCGCATTTCGTCAATCCGAACGGCCTGCCGGGTAACGGCCAGTATACGACGGCCCGTGACCTTGCGATTCTGACGGTGGCGCTGCGCCGCGACTTCCCGCAATATGCCGGTTATTTTTCGCTGGAAGGCTTCACGAATGGCAAGCAGAACGTCCCGAACATCAACATGCTGATCGGCCGCTTTGCCGGCGCCGACGGCATGAAGACCGGCTTCATCTGCGCTTCGGGCTTCAACCAGATTGGTTCTGCGACGCGTAACGGCCGGACGCTGGTTTCCGTCGTGCTCGGCACCGACAGCCTTGCGGCTCGCGCCGACGCCACTGCCAATCTGCTGCAGAAGGGCTTCACCACGCAGTTTGCGGCAAATGATACATTGGGTTCGCTGAGGCCTTATGGTCCGGGGCAGGACCAGGTGAATGACATTACAGCCGACATCTGCAGCGCCAAGGGCGCGAAGATACGCAGCGAAACGCGTGACGAGGTCGGCCGCATGAAGGTGCAGTCGCCCTTTATTCACGAAATGGACCACGAGCCGCAATTCGTGTTTGCCGGCCTCATTCCGGGGCAGGATCCGCAGCCGGTTGCGCAGAACGACAAGATCGCCAAGGGCGACGCGGTCGAGGCGCTTGCCAATGTGCCGGTGCCGCTCCCGCGGCCGAAATCCTTCTGA
- a CDS encoding M20 family metallopeptidase encodes MPILNRAAELQDEVAEWRRHIHARPELLFAVENTAAFVAEKLKEFGVDEIVTGIGRTGVVGLIKGKGEGSRTVGLRADMDALPLTEITGKPWASKTPGKMHACGHDGHTAMLLGAAKYLAETRNFNGNVAVIFQPAEEGGGGGNLMVKDGMMERFGIEEVYGMHNLPGLPVGQFATRKGPIMAATDEFTVTIKGRGGHAAQPHRTIDPIAIGSQIVTNLQLIASRSVNPLRSVVVSVTKFNAGFAHNVIPNDATFAGTIRTLDDEVRDQAEARLREVVTGICAAHGAEADINFHRNYPVTFNHADETEHAVAIATDIAGEANVDPEFDPMMGGEDFSYMLNARPGAFIFIGNGDTAGLHNPAYDFNDEAIAHGISYWVRLAEQRLGA; translated from the coding sequence ATGCCGATTCTGAATAGAGCCGCCGAACTTCAGGACGAAGTTGCAGAGTGGCGCCGCCACATCCATGCGCGGCCGGAACTTCTCTTCGCGGTCGAAAATACGGCTGCCTTCGTTGCTGAAAAGCTTAAGGAATTCGGCGTCGACGAAATCGTCACCGGCATCGGCCGCACCGGCGTCGTCGGCCTCATCAAGGGCAAGGGTGAAGGCAGCCGCACGGTTGGCCTGCGCGCCGACATGGACGCTTTGCCGCTCACCGAAATCACCGGCAAGCCTTGGGCCTCGAAAACACCTGGCAAAATGCACGCCTGCGGCCATGATGGCCACACCGCCATGCTGCTCGGCGCAGCAAAATATCTTGCGGAAACCCGCAACTTCAACGGCAATGTCGCTGTCATCTTCCAGCCGGCCGAAGAAGGCGGCGGTGGCGGCAACCTGATGGTCAAGGACGGCATGATGGAGCGCTTCGGCATCGAAGAGGTCTACGGCATGCACAATCTGCCGGGTCTTCCCGTCGGCCAGTTCGCCACTCGCAAGGGGCCGATCATGGCGGCGACCGACGAGTTCACCGTCACCATCAAGGGCCGCGGCGGCCACGCGGCACAGCCGCACCGTACAATCGATCCGATCGCCATCGGCTCGCAGATCGTGACAAACCTGCAGCTGATCGCCTCGCGCAGCGTCAATCCTCTGCGCTCGGTCGTCGTCTCCGTCACCAAGTTCAATGCCGGTTTCGCCCATAACGTCATCCCCAACGATGCGACCTTCGCCGGCACGATCCGCACGCTTGATGACGAGGTGCGTGATCAGGCTGAAGCGCGCCTGCGCGAAGTCGTGACAGGCATTTGCGCCGCCCACGGCGCAGAAGCCGACATCAATTTCCACCGCAACTATCCCGTGACCTTCAATCATGCGGATGAAACGGAACACGCTGTCGCCATCGCCACCGACATTGCCGGCGAAGCCAACGTCGATCCCGAATTTGATCCGATGATGGGCGGCGAGGATTTCTCCTACATGCTGAACGCCCGCCCAGGCGCCTTCATCTTCATCGGCAACGGCGATACCGCCGGCTTGCATAACCCCGCCTACGACTTCAACGACGAGGCAATTGCCCACGGCATTTCCTACTGGGTGCGCCTTGCCGAACAGCGCCTCGGCGCCTGA
- a CDS encoding DUF2937 family protein, producing the protein MGQIGRGVILAVGLAGGTLFSQAPEFAQQYRQRIGGAIDELRIIVDDFTKQAADHHLDRQQALDVYARSPDDFLRDRGLSMRSTLERYERLVTQQSDLGRAAPVAKPFILMRNADDGILASTWQDFVPGVPVSVAGFVWAAIGFVGGWIVAALLRVGAKRAVRWRPGYR; encoded by the coding sequence ATGGGACAGATTGGAAGGGGCGTCATACTGGCCGTTGGACTGGCCGGCGGCACGCTTTTCTCGCAGGCGCCGGAATTCGCCCAGCAGTATCGGCAACGCATCGGCGGGGCGATCGACGAGCTCAGGATCATCGTCGACGATTTCACGAAACAGGCTGCCGACCATCATCTCGATCGCCAGCAGGCACTCGATGTCTATGCCCGTTCCCCCGACGATTTCCTGCGTGATCGCGGCCTTTCCATGCGCAGCACATTGGAACGCTACGAGCGCCTTGTGACCCAGCAGTCAGATCTCGGCCGCGCAGCGCCAGTCGCAAAGCCCTTCATTCTCATGCGCAATGCCGATGACGGTATCCTTGCCAGTACCTGGCAAGACTTCGTACCGGGGGTCCCCGTCAGCGTCGCCGGTTTTGTATGGGCGGCAATCGGGTTCGTCGGCGGATGGATCGTCGCGGCACTGCTGCGGGTTGGCGCAAAACGCGCTGTGCGGTGGCGACCTGGATATCGGTGA
- a CDS encoding class I SAM-dependent methyltransferase, with protein sequence MEMINRRTWSSPLSRRDYRNSSGFINEGERMVLGIGLANARGGRVLDIGVGGGRTAALLAGEASEYVGVDYTAEMVTLARSNHPGFRFENMDARNLSAFANGSFDLVVFSYNGIDSVDADGRRSVLREVSRVLKAGGTFAFSTFNRNWHGFGENRARSSILWSNHPVKLSFRLLKHAMGLVRERRFAPLEQRDGEHAILLHRAHDFGIMVYATTPGQLRSQLTESGFNSEPLLFSVDGRPLGGETLADEEYFHVVARKPSLS encoded by the coding sequence ATGGAAATGATCAATCGCCGAACGTGGAGCAGCCCGCTCTCCCGGCGCGACTATCGCAATAGCAGCGGGTTCATCAATGAAGGCGAGCGTATGGTGCTTGGTATTGGGCTTGCCAATGCCAGGGGCGGTCGTGTGCTCGATATCGGTGTCGGCGGCGGCCGTACGGCTGCACTTCTCGCCGGGGAGGCCAGCGAGTATGTCGGCGTCGACTATACGGCAGAGATGGTGACCCTCGCACGCTCCAACCACCCGGGTTTTCGTTTTGAGAATATGGATGCGCGCAATCTTTCGGCCTTTGCCAACGGCTCGTTCGATCTCGTCGTGTTCAGCTATAATGGCATCGACTCTGTCGATGCCGATGGACGCAGATCGGTCCTTCGTGAAGTCTCGCGCGTTTTGAAGGCCGGTGGCACGTTTGCTTTTTCGACCTTCAATCGCAACTGGCATGGTTTCGGTGAGAACCGCGCCCGCTCGTCCATTCTCTGGTCCAACCATCCGGTGAAGCTGAGTTTTCGGCTTCTCAAACATGCAATGGGTCTGGTGCGGGAGCGTCGCTTTGCGCCGCTGGAGCAGCGCGACGGCGAACATGCAATCCTGCTGCATCGCGCCCATGATTTCGGCATCATGGTCTACGCCACGACACCCGGCCAGCTACGCTCACAACTTACCGAAAGCGGTTTTAACAGCGAGCCACTGCTCTTTTCGGTCGATGGACGCCCGCTTGGCGGCGAGACGCTGGCAGACGAGGAATATTTCCACGTCGTGGCGCGCAAACCGTCGCTCAGTTGA
- a CDS encoding BON domain-containing protein — protein MVFKEQTFHGQQPEAEAEYANRATLESAVANALAVAGGIDASDVEVTAEGDEIVLSGNVGTVDEIERATVIARTVAGVHTVRNRILLANSMVNVRH, from the coding sequence ATGGTGTTCAAGGAGCAGACATTTCATGGCCAACAGCCCGAAGCTGAGGCAGAATACGCCAACCGCGCGACGCTGGAATCTGCGGTCGCCAATGCGCTGGCGGTCGCAGGCGGTATCGACGCATCCGATGTCGAAGTTACTGCCGAAGGCGACGAAATCGTTTTGAGCGGCAATGTCGGTACTGTTGATGAAATCGAGCGGGCAACAGTCATCGCAAGAACAGTCGCGGGCGTGCATACGGTTCGCAACCGTATTTTGCTTGCGAACTCGATGGTTAACGTTCGCCATTAA
- the dxr gene encoding 1-deoxy-D-xylulose-5-phosphate reductoisomerase: protein MMTGKIAPRRLSIFGSTGSIGQNTLNVIDHMGGRDNFEISVLTGHGNVELLAQQAKSSGARLAVIANDRHYESLKSELSGSGIAVAAGKSGLMEAADCEADWVMAAIVGTAGLAPTLAAARRGADIALANKECLVSAGDLFIESVRNGGGKLLPVDSEHNAIFQVLEENQRHAVERVILTASGGPFRTSSLEEMANVTVESARAHPRWSMGLKISIDSASLFNKALEMIEAKHLFGLRPEQVEVIVHPQSVIHSMVGYTDGSVLAQLGAPDMRTAIGYALSHPRRANLPIERLDFAKLARLDFEAPDEKRFPALRLARLAMTRGGVQGAVLNGAKEVALEAFIDGRLPFLAMAEITEKVMDDLISLPAAATMDDVFAADKEARQRAAGLIQ, encoded by the coding sequence ATGATGACGGGCAAAATCGCGCCTCGGCGCCTCAGTATCTTCGGTTCGACAGGTTCGATCGGCCAGAATACGCTGAATGTCATCGACCATATGGGCGGCCGGGACAATTTCGAAATTTCCGTTCTGACCGGCCACGGCAATGTGGAATTGCTGGCCCAACAGGCGAAATCATCAGGCGCGCGGCTGGCGGTCATCGCAAATGACCGGCACTACGAATCACTGAAGAGCGAACTTTCCGGCAGTGGCATTGCAGTCGCTGCCGGCAAATCCGGCCTGATGGAAGCAGCAGACTGCGAAGCTGACTGGGTAATGGCGGCCATCGTCGGCACGGCCGGGCTCGCACCCACCCTTGCCGCGGCACGCCGTGGCGCCGATATCGCGCTCGCCAACAAGGAATGTCTTGTTTCGGCCGGCGATCTTTTCATCGAGTCCGTGAGGAACGGCGGCGGCAAGCTGTTGCCTGTGGACAGCGAACACAATGCGATCTTCCAGGTGCTGGAGGAAAACCAGCGCCATGCCGTGGAGCGTGTGATCCTGACGGCATCGGGCGGCCCCTTCCGCACCTCCTCGCTGGAGGAGATGGCCAATGTTACGGTGGAAAGCGCACGCGCTCATCCGAGATGGTCGATGGGCCTGAAGATTTCCATCGACAGTGCGTCGCTGTTCAACAAGGCGCTTGAAATGATCGAGGCGAAGCATCTTTTCGGCCTGCGCCCCGAGCAGGTGGAGGTGATCGTCCATCCGCAATCGGTCATCCATTCGATGGTCGGCTATACGGATGGCTCGGTGCTGGCGCAGCTCGGTGCACCCGATATGCGCACCGCAATCGGCTACGCCCTTTCCCATCCACGCCGGGCGAATCTACCGATCGAACGGCTGGATTTCGCCAAGCTCGCGCGGCTGGACTTCGAGGCTCCGGATGAAAAACGTTTCCCTGCCCTGCGGCTCGCACGGCTGGCGATGACGCGCGGCGGCGTCCAGGGAGCGGTGCTGAACGGGGCCAAGGAAGTGGCGCTCGAAGCCTTCATCGACGGCCGCCTTCCCTTCCTCGCGATGGCCGAGATCACCGAAAAGGTGATGGACGATCTCATTAGCCTGCCTGCGGCCGCGACGATGGACGATGTCTTCGCCGCAGACAAGGAAGCCCGGCAGCGGGCTGCCGGGCTCATCCAATAA